A window of Gallaecimonas kandeliae genomic DNA:
CTTGGTGACGCCGAAGTCGCGCTTGAGCTGGGCCTCGATCTCTTCCTTGGACAGGTTCGGGTTGCGGTTGGGGTTCAAGAGGCACTCGGCGGTGACCAGCAGGGTGCCGGCGCCGTCGGTCTCGATGCCGCCGCCTTCCAGCACCAGTTCCTTGGTTTCCATGGGCACGGCGAAGGCGCCCAGGTCGTGGAGCTTGCGGCTTAACTGGTTGTCGAGGCTCGCCTCGAACTTGTTGCCCCAGCCGGTGAACTGGTAGTCGAGGAGCTTGAGGCCGTCTTCGGTCTCCACCGTCAGGGGGCCGTGGTCACGGGCCCAGCTGTCGTTGCTGGCGACGCCGTAGACCATGAAGGCGTCGTCGCCGATGCCAAGGGCCAGCAGCCTTTCCTTGATGGCCTCCACCTCGTCTTCGGGGGCGGCGATCAGCACGTCGGCGTAGTCGCTGATGACGTAGGCCAGGGCCTCGTAGAGGGGGATCACCTTGTCCAGGACGGGGGCCCAGTCGGTGTTCTTGTGGGGCCAGGTGAGCAGGACTCCATCCAGGCCTTCCCATTCGGCAAGCAGGCGTTGCACTTGGTTACTTCTCCTCTCGGGCACGGCGGGCCCGCAATTGATCGCTTTGGGTTTGCAGCGCCAGGCGCACCAGTTTTTCCCGGTCCGACTCCAGCAGGCTGACGAAACTGAGATAGGCCAGCGCCTCGTCCTGGTGGTCGAGGCGGGCAAAGCCGCGCACCAGGCCCACCGGCAGCTTGAGGCTGATCTGGCAGAGCCGGCCAGGCTCGACGTCGACGGCGGCTTTTTCCAGGGAAAAACCGCCGGCGCTGAAATGCACCGTTCGCAGCCATTGGCCTTCGCCGGCGTCCAGGCTGAGCAGCTGTTCGCCCAGCAGGGCTATCTGGTGCTGCATCAGCTCCAGCAGCCGCACCAGGGGGGACTGGCGATCTTCCTTCAGTTCCGACCACAGCTGTTGCTGCTGGGCTTCCAGGGCGTCGAGCTGGCGGCGCAGGGGCGGCAGCTTCTCCGCCAGGCTGCGCTGGTCGGGAACGCTGCTGCCCTGTGGCAACCAGTCCAGGCGCACCTCACAGGCCAACTGGACACTGAAGTAGTCGTCGAAAAGGCGGTCGGCCATGGCAGGTCGCTGTTCATCCAGAAATAAGTCCCGTATTATCCCCTGACTTCCTCGCTAAATAAAACCTCTAATAACCGGGATGTTCCGACCTGCCTCGCTCTTCATCGCCACCCGTTACCTGCTGCGCGGCCAACGGGGCGGCTTCGCCAACTTCGTCAATCTTTTTGCCCTGTTCGGCGTGACCCTGGGGGTCATGGCGCTGGTGGTGGTGTTGAGCGTGATGAACGGTTTCGAGGCCCAGCTCAAGACCCGGCTTTTGGACAGGGTGCCGCACCTGCTGCTGACCAACCCCAAGGGCTATGACGACTGGCAGCAGCGCGCAACGCAGCTCAAGGCCAACCCGCAAGTGACGGCGGCCTACCCCTATGTGGACGGCGAGGTGATGATGCAAAGCGCCCAGGGCCTGCAGGGCGGCTGGCTCCAGGGCCGCTGGCCGGACAGCCCGCTGCCGGATCTGGCCCGCTCGCCAAGGCCCGGCCAGTACCAGCTGGTGCTGGGGGTGGGCCTGGCCCGCAAACTCGGCCTGGTGGTGGGGGATGTGGTGCGGGTCTACCTGCCCGGACGCAGCCTCTATACGCCCCTGGGGCGCCTGCCGGCCCAGCGCCAGTTCACCGTCGTGGACGTGGTGGATTTCGCCTCCGAACTCAACGATTTGCTTGCCATCACCGACTACGGCGACCTGCGCCGCCTCTACGGCAAGAGCGGTGAGGGCGTGGACAGGCTGAGGGTGACCTTGAGCGATCCCTTCGCCACCCAGGCCTTCGCCAAGCTGGCCCAGCCCGGCGAGCAGCTCTGGGACTGGCGAGGGCGTTACGGGGATTTCTTCGCCGCCGTGGCCCAGGAAAAGCGCACCATGTCGGCCCTGCTGGTGCTGATCATCGCCGTGGCGGCCTTTAATATCCTCGCCGCCCTGGCCATGCTGGTCTCGGATAAACGCCGCGATATCGCCGTGCTGGCGGGCCTCGGCATGACGCCAAGGGCGCTCAAACGCATCTTCGTGGCCCAGGGGGTCGGTACCGGCGTTTTGGGCTCGGCCCTTGGGATCAGCTTTGGCTTCCTGGCCACCGAACACCTTAACGTCTTCCTGGATCTGGTGGGCCTCGGCGGCATGGCCTTCGGCTATGGCCCCCAGGGCCTGCCTGTGGTGCGCGAGCCCATACAGATGGCCGTCATCGCCGGCCTGGTGGTGGTGATCTGCGTCCTGGCCACCTTGGCGCCGGCCCACAGGGCCAGCCGCGTCGACCCGGCCGTGGTGCTGAGCGAACGGGATTAATCAAGGCCGCCGAGACGGCCTCAAAGGGGAATTGACTGTGCTGAGTTGCCATCAACTGACCAAGACCTACCAGGACGACGGCATGGACACCGCCGTGCTGGCCGGGGTGAACCTGCAGGTGGAGCCGGGGGAGACCCTGGCCATAGTGGGCTCCTCCGGCTCCGGCAAGAGCACCTTGTTGCACCTGATGGGCACCCTGGACCAGCCGTCCAGCGGCGAGCTGCTCTTCGAAGGGGAAGACATGCTGGCCTGGGACGAAGACAGCCGCTGCCGCTTCCGTAACCAGCATCTCGGCTTCGTATACCAGTTCCACCATTTGCTGCCGGAATTCTCGGCCCTGGAAAACGCCGCCATGCCGGCCCTTATCCAGGGCGACAGCCCGGTCAAGGCCATGGACAGGGCGCGCAGGCTGCTGGAAAGGGTGGGCCTTGGCCACCGCCTGGAGCACAGGCCCTCGGCCCTGTCCGGTGGCGAGCGCCAGCGGGTCGCCATAGCCCGGGCCCTGGTCAACTCGCCCCGGCTGGTGCTGGCGGACGAGCCCACCGGCAACCTGGATGAAACCAGCGGCGAGCAGGTCTACCAGCTGATGCAGGAGCTCAACCAGGAGTTCGGCACCGCCTTCGTGGTGGTGACCCACGACCGCGGCCTGGCGGCCAAGATGGGCCGGGTGTTGGCCCTCAAGAAGGGAGTGTTGCAGGCCTCATGATGCTGAGCCTCCACCTGGCCTGGCGGCAGTTTCGCCAGGGCCACCTCAACCGCCTGCAACGCTTCCTGCGCACCGCCGCCGTGGCCGGCGTGGCCCTGGGCTGCCTGGTGCTGGTGTTGGTGCTGAGCGTGATGAACGGCTTCCAGCAGGTGCTGACGGAGCGCTTCCTGTCCCTGGTGCCCCAGGTGGAGCTGACCTCGGTGAACGGGGAGCTGCAGCGGCCATTGAGCCTGACCAGCCTGGCCCAGGCCGACGACAGGGTACTGGCGGTGGCGCCCTTTCGCGCCGTCAACGCCCTGGCAGTGAGCGGTGAGCACCTCAACGCCGTCATACTGCGCGGTATCGACCTCGAGAAAGAGATGCAGGTCTCGGGGATTAAGAGCTTCATCACGCCGCAGATGGTCAAGGCCTTCGAGGCCGAACCCAACAGCCTTATTCTGGGCGCGGCCCTGGCCGACAAGCTGGGGGCCAAGGTGGGCAGTGAGGTCAGCCTGCTGGTGGCGCCCCCCGGCAGCGGCGGCCTCTCCACGCCGCGCCGCCACCGCCTGACCCTGGTGGGGGTGGTGAAAGTGGGGGGCCAGCTCGACTACAGCCTGGCCTACATGCCCCTTGCCACCGCCAACCAGTGGAACGGCAGCCAAAAGGCCCAGGGCCTGCGGCTCAAGGTCAAGGACGTCTTCGCCGCCGACCAGGTGGCGCGGGACGTCGGCTACCGGGCCCATGAGGGCCTCTACATGGACAACTGGACCCGCACCCAGGGCCATCTCTATCAGGACATCCAGATGGTGCGGGTCATCATCTACCTGGTGGTGGGCCTGATCATGCTGGTGGCCAGCTTCAACATCGTTTCCCTGCTGATGGTGACGGTGCGCGAGGAAGCGCCGCAGATCGCCATGCTGCGCAGCATCGGCTGCCGCCAGGGCACCGTCAGCGCCATCTTCCTGTGGCGCGGCTGCATGCTGGGCGGGCTTGGCGTCTTGCTGGGCACAGGCCTTGGCCTGCTGCTGGCCATGGCCCTGCCTGAGCTGGTGTCCGGCTGGGAGTGGCTGACCGGCAGCACTGTGCTGGCCGGCGACATCTATTTCACCGACACCCTGCCCACCCAAATTCGCCTGGGGGACGCCCTGGTGACGGCTAGCCTGGCGCTCTTCGTCTCCCTGGCCGCCACCCTCTATCCGGCCCTCCACGCCGCCAGGCTCCAGCCGGCGCGGGTGCTGTCCGGCAGTTAGCAGGCAGGAACAATAAAAAAGCCCCTTCACAGGGGCTTTTTTATTGGGCTGCCATAGGGTTCAGCGGGGGCGGCGGCGCTTGCGCCAGCTTCTTGCCACCGAATAGCGCCACAGCCAGGAAATGCCGAAGTAGCCGATGATGGCCGCCACCGAAGCGCAGACGCCGCAGCCCAGCAGAAAGGCGGGGCCGACGGACTCGAGGCTCTTCATCAGCCAGTCCCAGCTGGCTTCGAAAGCGAACTTGGTGGGGGGCTTGCCCATCAGCCAGGCGCCGACCCGGTAAACCCCGTAGAAGATGGGCGGCATTGTGATGGGGTTGGTGAGCCAGACCAGGGCCACCGACAGGGGCAGGTTGACCCTGAACAAAATGGCGCCGCCGGCGGCCAGCAGCATCTGGAAGGGCACGGGCACGAAAGCGAAGAAGAGGCCGACGGCGAAGGCGCCGGCGGCGCTGCGCCTGTTGAGGCACCAAAGGTTGGGCTCATGGACCAGGCTACCGAAGATCTTCAGGTGTTTGTGGTTACGGATCGTGGCGTGATCCGGCATGAACCGCTTTATTGTTTTCTTAGGCATGAAGGTCTATTCACTCCAGGGAACCACATTAGGGATGAAAGTCTTGCCTTTGCTGAGCTGGCTGTTGGGGCTCGTGACCCCGCTGTTTTGGGAACAGCTCCCCGCTGCAGGCACCCTGGTCTGGCTGATGCTATCGGCTCTTATCCTGGTCGGGCTGGGGCAATGCCGCGTGGCGGTATTCCTGGTGGGACTCTGTTACACCAGCCTTGTTGGACAATCCTTGACCAGGCTGCCGCTCTTTGCCAAGGACCATAGCATAGAAGCCGTTGTTCTGGCAGATAGTGCTGCACAATATGTGCATATTACCGCCTTGGATGGAAAGGCGATTTCCCCTCTGCTGGCCCGCCTCGGCTGGTACCTGGACAGCCCCAGAGCCAAGCCCGGCCAGACCCTTGTCGCCAAGGTTCGGCTGCGCGGCGTCCACCAGCGGCGCAACCCCGGCAGCAGGGCGGCGGCCCGCCGTGACGCCGCCCAAGGATTGGCCGCCCTCGGTTATGTCGAGGCGGTGGGCGCCATCCAAGGCCTGCCGGATTGGCGCGGCCGCTGGCACCAGTACCTGGCGGGACGCTTGGCGCCTTACCCCCAAGGGGGCTTGATGCTGGCCCTTTTGAGCGGTGAACGCGGCCAACTGGACCCCGCTACCCGGCAACTGCTGGCGGGCTCAGGCACGGCCCATCTTTTGGCCATCTCCGGCCTCCATGTGGCCCTGGTGGCCGCCATCGGTCTTTGGCTCGGCCACCTGTTGCCTGGCAACGGCCGCCGCTGGGGCCTCTGGCTCGGGCTGGTGCTTGCCGGCCTCTACGCCTGGCAGGCGGGGCTGGGCCCGCCCACCTTGCGGGCGCTGACGGCCCTCATCGCCTGGGTGCTCTGGCTGGGCTGGCGAAGGCCCTTGCAGGCGGGGCGCCTCTGGCTGAGCCTCCTGTGCCTCTTTGCCACCCTCAATCCCCTGGTGCTGCTGGACAGCCGGCTCTGGCTGTCCTTTTGTGCCGTTGGGCTGATCCTGCTGCTGCTCTGGCGCTTCCCGGTGCGCGGCTGGCGGCTGTTGCTGGTCTTGCAGGGGGGCCTGGTGCTCTTGATGTGGCCCTTGCAGTGGTGGCTGTTTGGCGCCGTGCCGGCCTGGAGCCTGCTGGCCAACCTGGTGGCGGTGCCACTGGTGACGCTGGTGGTGATGCCGGCCCTCTTGGCCGGGCTCTTGCTGCCTGGGCCCTGGTGGTTGGCGGACAAGGGCCTTGGCGCGCTGCTCTGGCTGCTTGGGCTCTTGCAAGGCAGCCTGCCTGGCCAGTGGCTCTGGTTGCTGGTGCTGCTGCCTTTGGCCTTCCTGCCCCTTGGCAGGGCCAGCCGCCTGGCCTTGGGGGCGGCGGCGCTGCTCTTTGTCGCCTTGCTGCCGCCGGCCGAGGATGGAGTCTGGTTCCTGGACGTGGGCCAGGGCAGCAGTACGGCCCTGGTGGCCGGACGGCAGATGCTGTTGGTGGATACGGGCCCAGGGCTCTGGGCCATGGACGGGGCCAGGAGCCTTGCCGCTTCCCGCCATCTCGACACCCTGGTGCTGTCCCACAGCGACAGGGACCATGTGGGCGGTGCTGCCGCCTTCGATGCGCCCATACTGGCGGGCCAACCGGCGGTGGGGCAGCGCCAGTGCCTGGCCGGCCAAACCCTTGCCTTGGCGGGCGGCGAGTTGCATGTCCTCTGGCCGCCAAGGCCGGGACTGAGGCCGGACAACGACGCCTCCTGCATCCTCGCCGGGCGTTTGGCTGGGCACTCTTTCCTGTTGCCAGGGGATGCCAGCGCCAGGGTGGAGGCCAGCCGCTCCTGGCCGCAGGCGGACTGGCTGGCGGTGCCCCACCACGGCTCCAAGAGCGCCTCCAGCCAGGCCTTTATCGACCAGGTGCGGCCCAAGGTGGCCGTCTTTTCCACCGGCCTTGGCAACCCCTTCGGCTTTCCGGTGCCTGCCGTCGTGGCCCGTTACCGGGCGGAAGGGGCCGCCACCTGGAACACCGCCAGCCAGGGGGCGCTTTTTTGCGCAAAAAGTGGCTGCCAGGGCCTGCGCCACTATTGGTGGGAAGGCGCCGTGGTTGGCCTGGAGGGGCGCTGAAGCTAAACTAGCGGCCTTGAATTTAAAGAGCCGACTCCATGTCTGAACATTCGTCCTCTCGTCTTGGGACCTACAAACGCCTTTTGAAGTATGCCGTGCCCTTTCGCATGGGCCTGGTATTGTCCATCGTCGGCATGGTGGCCAACGCCGGTTTCGAGGCCTCTTTCCTCTACCTGATGGGTCCCTTCCTGGACAAGTCCTTCAGCGGCAAACCCAGTGTCGACAGCGCCGGCCTGCTCACCAACCCCGCCAACGATCTCTTCATGCTGGCGCCTTTGGTGGTCATAGGCCTCTTCGTGGCCAGGGGCCTGAGCTCCTTCATGGCCCGCTACGGCCTGGCCTGGGTCGGGCGGCACGTGGTGCGCGCCCTGCGCCAGGAACTGTTCGAGAAGATGATCCGCTTCCCCATCCAGGAGTTCGACAAGGCCAGCTCCGGCAGCCTCATCTCCAAGATCACCTTCGACGTTGAGCTGGTGGCCAATTCCGTCACCAATTCGCTGCTGACCGTGGTCCGACAGGGGGCCCTGGTGCTCTTCCTGCTCTACACCATGTTCAGCTACAGCTGGGAGCTGACCATGGTGTTCTTCTTGGTCATTCCCCCCATCGCCTTCGCCGTGAAAAAGGTCTCTTCCCGCTTTCGCAAGCTGGGCCTGCGGATCCAGGCCGCCATGGGCATGGTGACCGACAAGTCCGAACAGATGGTCAGCGGCAACAAGGTGATGAAGCTGTTTGGCGCCGAGGCCATGGAGTCCCAGCGGTTCGACGCCATCAACAACCACAACCGCCAACAGAACATGAAGGTGCTGGCCACCCAGGGCAGCTCTGACGCCATCATCCAGCTGCTGGCCGGTGTGGGCCTTGCCATAGTGCTGTTCATGGCCGGCAAGCTGGCCGCCCAGGGCAGCCTGACCATGGGCGACTTCGTGTCCCTGGTGTCCGCCATGCTGGCCATGATGACCCCCATCAAGCAGCTCACCAACGTCAATGCCGAGCTGCAGCGGGGCATCGCCGCCGCCGACTCCATCTTCACGGTACTGGACAAGGACACCGAAGTGGACCAAGGCACCCTGTCCTTGGACAAGCCCAAGGGCGACATCCGCTTCGAGGACGTGGTGTTCAGCTACCCCGGTAAGGACGCACCGGCCCTCAAACACATCAGCTTCCAGGTGCCGGCCGGCAAGACGGTGGCCCTGGTGGGCCGTTCCGGCTCCGGCAAGACCACCATCAGCTCGCTGCTGACCCGCTTCTACGACATCGACAGCGGCCATATCCGCCTCGACGGCGAGGATCTGCGCGACTACCGGCTGCGGGATCTGCGCCGCCAGTTCGCCGTGGTCAGCCAGCAGGTCTACCTCTTCAACGACAGCATCGCCGCCAACATCGCCTACGGCATGGAAGGGGAGGTGAGCCGCGAGGCCATCATCCAGGCCGCCACCAGGGCCCACGCCATGGAATTCATCGAGCGGATGCCAGAAGGCCTCGACACCGTCATCGGCGAGAACGGCGTCATGCTCTCGGGTGGCCAGCGCCAGCGCATCGCCATAGCCCGGGCCCTTTTGCGGGACGCGCCGCTCCTTATCCTCGACGAGGCCACCTCGGCCCTCGACACCGAGTCAGAGCGCCATATCCAGGCGGGCCTGGAAGCCTTGCAGCAGAACCGCACTTCCCTGGTCATAGCCCACCGGCTCTCCACCATCGAGAAGGCCGACCAGATCCTGGTGCTGGACCAGGGCGCCATCATAGAGCAGGGCAGCCACGAGCAGCTGCTGGCCAAAGACGGTGCCTACGCCGGCCTCTATAAGATGCAGTTCGGCAACTGATGGACTTCTGGTACCAGAAGGCCGGCTGGCAGGCCTGGCTGCTGTCGCCCCTGACCGGCCTCTTCTGGCTGGTCTCGGCCCTGCGCCGCCTGCTGTTCCGCCTGGGCCTGAAAAAGGTCTACAGAGCGCCGGTACCGGTCATCATCGTCGGCAACCTGTCGGTGGGGGGCAATGGCAAGACCCCGGTGGTGCTGGCCCTGGCCGAAAGCCTCAAGGAAGCCGGCCTCAAACCCGGCCTTATCGCCCGCGGCTACGGCGCCAAGGGGCCTTTCCCGGCCCTGGTTAAGGCGGACAGCCCGGCGGCGGCGGTTGGTGACGAGGCGCGGCTGCTGGCCAAGCGCAGCGGCCTTCCCATGGCGGTGGGGCCCGACAGGCGCGCCGCCATAGAGTTGCTGCTGGCCGACCAGGATGTCGATGTGATCATCAGCGACGATGGCCTCCAGCATTACGCCCTGTCCAGGGACATCGAGATAGTGGTGATGGACGGCGAGCGGCGCCTCGGCAACGGCTGGCTGCTGCCGTCCGGACCCTTGCGAGAGGGGGCTTGGCGGCTGGACAAGGTGGATTTCGTGGTGGTCAACGGCGGCATGGCCGGCCCTGGCCAGTACGCCATGACCCTCAACCAGGGCCTGCCCAAACGGGTGGCGGACGATGTGGAGCTGCCCTGGGAGCAGCTGCCTGCCAGGGTCAAGGCGGCGGCCGGCATCGGCAACCCGGGGCGCTTCTTTGCCAGCCTTGCCCAGCGCGGCCTCGAGCTGGAACGGCGCCTCGCTTTCGCCGACCACCATGCCTTTAGCGCAGCGGATTTTGCCGGTGTCGAAGGGACCCTGCTGATGACCGAAAAAGACGCGGTCAAGTGCCAGCCCTTCGCCGCCGACTCTTGGTATTATGTGCCGGTCGAGGCCGCCTTCGGGCCCAACCTCGGCGAGGCCCTTCTCGAGATCTTAAGGAGCCGTCATGGCCTTTGATAAGCGTTTGCTGGACATCATCGCCTGCCCCATCTGCAAGGGTAAGGTCAAACTGGTTGAAGACAAGAACGAGCTCTGGTGCAGCTTTGACAAGCTGGCTTACCCCATCAGGGGCGACATCCCCGTGATGCTGCCCGACGAAGCCCGTAAGCTGGAGCTGGACGAGGTGCTGCCTTGAGCTTCCTGGTGGTGATCCCCGCCCGCCATGCCTCCACCCGGCTGCCGGGCAAACCCCTGCTGGAAGTGGGGGGCAAGGCCATGGTGCTGCACGTCCTGGAAAAGGCCAAGGCGGCCGGAGCCATCGACGTTTGGGTCGCCACCGATGACGGGCGCATCGAGGCCCTGGTCCAAGGGGCCGGCGGCCAGGTGATGATGACCTCCCCTGACCACGAGTCCGGCACCGACCGCCTGGCGGAAGTGGCCGAGCGCCTGGGCCTGGCTGACGACGCCATCGTCGTCAACGTCCAGGGTGACGAGCCTCTGGTGCCGCCGGCCGTGATCCGCCAGGTGGCAGAGCTGCTCGAGGCCCACCCACAAGCGGCGGTGGCGACCCTGGCCACCCCCATCCATGACCTTGACGAGGCGGTCAATCCCAATGCCGTCAAGGTGGTGACCGACAAGAACGGCCTGGCGCTCTATTTCAGCCGCGCCTCGATACCGGCCCAGCGGGCCCGCCTGCTGGCCGGTGAAGCGCCGCAGCTGGAAGGCGGCCTGCTGCGCCGCCACCTCGGGATCTATGCCTACCGCGCCGGCTTCCTGCGCCGCTACGCGGGCCTCGCCGTCAGCCCCCTGGAGCAGCTCGAAGCCCTGGAGCAGCTGCGGGTGCTCTGGCATGGCGAACGCATCGTCGTCGCCGACGCCTGCGAACTGCCGCCGGCCGGCATCGACACCCCGGCCGACCTCGAGCGGGTCAACCGCCTGCTGGAGCAATAAGAAAGCCGCCTAAGGGCGGCTTTTTCATGGTTGCTCCTGGCGCGCCAGAGCCTGGCCCAGCAGCGCAAAGTAGCGGCCAAAGGCCTGGCCCAGGGCGCGCCTGTGCTGCCCTTGCGGGTAGGCCCCTTCCTTGGCCGCCGCGCTTTTGTGGGTCCCGGTCACCAGATAGGGGTTGGCGATCTCCCTGTCGTCCTGCACGAAAGACTCGAAGGCCCGGGCCAGCAGCTCGGTGGGCTGGCTGTAGTAGGGGCGACCGAGCTGTTTGTCGAGGGCGATGGCCCGGCGCACATAGTCGCTTGGTGCCTGGCCGTCCTCGCTGAGCAATGCCTGCTTGAACACCTCGGCCAGGGCCAGGTTGAGGGGATGGGCACGCAGCGAAGGGCGCTTGAGCCAGAGATGGGAGGCCAGGGCCCTTGGCGGGCAGCCGGGGTAGAGATGGGCCGCGACGTGATGGTCGAAGGCGTGCCAGAACTCGTGGGCCAGGGCGCCGCCACCGGCGTTCTTGGCCAGGGCCAGGATGCGGGTGGCCGGCTCGTAGTGGGCCTGGGCCCCTGGGCTGCCCCTGGTGCCGAAGGCCAGCTGCAACTGGCCGCGCAGGCCCAGGGTCCAGGGCGGCACCTTGAGCACCCAGGCCAGGTCGGCCAGGGCGTCGAAGACCAGGTTGGCGGCCAGCTGCTGTTCCTCGGCACTGACCCAGGCCCCCACCCTGACGCCGGCCAGGCCGAACTGGTCCCTCACCTCGGCAAAGGTCCTGTCCTCGCCAAAGCGGTAATCGGGGCCGCGGCGCCAGTAGTCTCTGTGCAGTCGGGATGGGGTGGACAAGTGAGCTCCGTCGGCAAGATGCCGTTCTACGTCATGGTTTTAGGCTTATTTTTGTAGCAGCCCGGGCAAAGCTGACCAGCCTTGCTA
This region includes:
- a CDS encoding agmatine deiminase family protein — translated: MQRLLAEWEGLDGVLLTWPHKNTDWAPVLDKVIPLYEALAYVISDYADVLIAAPEDEVEAIKERLLALGIGDDAFMVYGVASNDSWARDHGPLTVETEDGLKLLDYQFTGWGNKFEASLDNQLSRKLHDLGAFAVPMETKELVLEGGGIETDGAGTLLVTAECLLNPNRNPNLSKEEIEAQLKRDFGVTKINWLNHGYLAGDDTDSHIDTLARLCPNNVIAYVKCDDPEDEHFDAFQKMEEELEAMTDADGKPYKLVPLPWPFEVYDDEGQRLPATYANFLICNGAVLVPVYNDDRDEEALAAISEAFPGFDVVGLNCLPLIEQHGSLHCVTMQLPQGTLSLLPPGVEL
- a CDS encoding ABC transporter permease → MFRPASLFIATRYLLRGQRGGFANFVNLFALFGVTLGVMALVVVLSVMNGFEAQLKTRLLDRVPHLLLTNPKGYDDWQQRATQLKANPQVTAAYPYVDGEVMMQSAQGLQGGWLQGRWPDSPLPDLARSPRPGQYQLVLGVGLARKLGLVVGDVVRVYLPGRSLYTPLGRLPAQRQFTVVDVVDFASELNDLLAITDYGDLRRLYGKSGEGVDRLRVTLSDPFATQAFAKLAQPGEQLWDWRGRYGDFFAAVAQEKRTMSALLVLIIAVAAFNILAALAMLVSDKRRDIAVLAGLGMTPRALKRIFVAQGVGTGVLGSALGISFGFLATEHLNVFLDLVGLGGMAFGYGPQGLPVVREPIQMAVIAGLVVVICVLATLAPAHRASRVDPAVVLSERD
- a CDS encoding ABC transporter ATP-binding protein; translation: MDTAVLAGVNLQVEPGETLAIVGSSGSGKSTLLHLMGTLDQPSSGELLFEGEDMLAWDEDSRCRFRNQHLGFVYQFHHLLPEFSALENAAMPALIQGDSPVKAMDRARRLLERVGLGHRLEHRPSALSGGERQRVAIARALVNSPRLVLADEPTGNLDETSGEQVYQLMQELNQEFGTAFVVVTHDRGLAAKMGRVLALKKGVLQAS
- a CDS encoding ABC transporter permease — its product is MMLSLHLAWRQFRQGHLNRLQRFLRTAAVAGVALGCLVLVLVLSVMNGFQQVLTERFLSLVPQVELTSVNGELQRPLSLTSLAQADDRVLAVAPFRAVNALAVSGEHLNAVILRGIDLEKEMQVSGIKSFITPQMVKAFEAEPNSLILGAALADKLGAKVGSEVSLLVAPPGSGGLSTPRRHRLTLVGVVKVGGQLDYSLAYMPLATANQWNGSQKAQGLRLKVKDVFAADQVARDVGYRAHEGLYMDNWTRTQGHLYQDIQMVRVIIYLVVGLIMLVASFNIVSLLMVTVREEAPQIAMLRSIGCRQGTVSAIFLWRGCMLGGLGVLLGTGLGLLLAMALPELVSGWEWLTGSTVLAGDIYFTDTLPTQIRLGDALVTASLALFVSLAATLYPALHAARLQPARVLSGS
- a CDS encoding DUF2062 domain-containing protein, which codes for MPDHATIRNHKHLKIFGSLVHEPNLWCLNRRSAAGAFAVGLFFAFVPVPFQMLLAAGGAILFRVNLPLSVALVWLTNPITMPPIFYGVYRVGAWLMGKPPTKFAFEASWDWLMKSLESVGPAFLLGCGVCASVAAIIGYFGISWLWRYSVARSWRKRRRPR
- a CDS encoding DNA internalization-related competence protein ComEC/Rec2, which codes for MKVLPLLSWLLGLVTPLFWEQLPAAGTLVWLMLSALILVGLGQCRVAVFLVGLCYTSLVGQSLTRLPLFAKDHSIEAVVLADSAAQYVHITALDGKAISPLLARLGWYLDSPRAKPGQTLVAKVRLRGVHQRRNPGSRAAARRDAAQGLAALGYVEAVGAIQGLPDWRGRWHQYLAGRLAPYPQGGLMLALLSGERGQLDPATRQLLAGSGTAHLLAISGLHVALVAAIGLWLGHLLPGNGRRWGLWLGLVLAGLYAWQAGLGPPTLRALTALIAWVLWLGWRRPLQAGRLWLSLLCLFATLNPLVLLDSRLWLSFCAVGLILLLLWRFPVRGWRLLLVLQGGLVLLMWPLQWWLFGAVPAWSLLANLVAVPLVTLVVMPALLAGLLLPGPWWLADKGLGALLWLLGLLQGSLPGQWLWLLVLLPLAFLPLGRASRLALGAAALLFVALLPPAEDGVWFLDVGQGSSTALVAGRQMLLVDTGPGLWAMDGARSLAASRHLDTLVLSHSDRDHVGGAAAFDAPILAGQPAVGQRQCLAGQTLALAGGELHVLWPPRPGLRPDNDASCILAGRLAGHSFLLPGDASARVEASRSWPQADWLAVPHHGSKSASSQAFIDQVRPKVAVFSTGLGNPFGFPVPAVVARYRAEGAATWNTASQGALFCAKSGCQGLRHYWWEGAVVGLEGR
- the msbA gene encoding lipid A export permease/ATP-binding protein MsbA encodes the protein MSEHSSSRLGTYKRLLKYAVPFRMGLVLSIVGMVANAGFEASFLYLMGPFLDKSFSGKPSVDSAGLLTNPANDLFMLAPLVVIGLFVARGLSSFMARYGLAWVGRHVVRALRQELFEKMIRFPIQEFDKASSGSLISKITFDVELVANSVTNSLLTVVRQGALVLFLLYTMFSYSWELTMVFFLVIPPIAFAVKKVSSRFRKLGLRIQAAMGMVTDKSEQMVSGNKVMKLFGAEAMESQRFDAINNHNRQQNMKVLATQGSSDAIIQLLAGVGLAIVLFMAGKLAAQGSLTMGDFVSLVSAMLAMMTPIKQLTNVNAELQRGIAAADSIFTVLDKDTEVDQGTLSLDKPKGDIRFEDVVFSYPGKDAPALKHISFQVPAGKTVALVGRSGSGKTTISSLLTRFYDIDSGHIRLDGEDLRDYRLRDLRRQFAVVSQQVYLFNDSIAANIAYGMEGEVSREAIIQAATRAHAMEFIERMPEGLDTVIGENGVMLSGGQRQRIAIARALLRDAPLLILDEATSALDTESERHIQAGLEALQQNRTSLVIAHRLSTIEKADQILVLDQGAIIEQGSHEQLLAKDGAYAGLYKMQFGN
- the lpxK gene encoding tetraacyldisaccharide 4'-kinase, which codes for MDFWYQKAGWQAWLLSPLTGLFWLVSALRRLLFRLGLKKVYRAPVPVIIVGNLSVGGNGKTPVVLALAESLKEAGLKPGLIARGYGAKGPFPALVKADSPAAAVGDEARLLAKRSGLPMAVGPDRRAAIELLLADQDVDVIISDDGLQHYALSRDIEIVVMDGERRLGNGWLLPSGPLREGAWRLDKVDFVVVNGGMAGPGQYAMTLNQGLPKRVADDVELPWEQLPARVKAAAGIGNPGRFFASLAQRGLELERRLAFADHHAFSAADFAGVEGTLLMTEKDAVKCQPFAADSWYYVPVEAAFGPNLGEALLEILRSRHGL
- a CDS encoding Trm112 family protein, producing MAFDKRLLDIIACPICKGKVKLVEDKNELWCSFDKLAYPIRGDIPVMLPDEARKLELDEVLP
- the kdsB gene encoding 3-deoxy-manno-octulosonate cytidylyltransferase codes for the protein MSFLVVIPARHASTRLPGKPLLEVGGKAMVLHVLEKAKAAGAIDVWVATDDGRIEALVQGAGGQVMMTSPDHESGTDRLAEVAERLGLADDAIVVNVQGDEPLVPPAVIRQVAELLEAHPQAAVATLATPIHDLDEAVNPNAVKVVTDKNGLALYFSRASIPAQRARLLAGEAPQLEGGLLRRHLGIYAYRAGFLRRYAGLAVSPLEQLEALEQLRVLWHGERIVVADACELPPAGIDTPADLERVNRLLEQ
- a CDS encoding CLCA_X family protein, giving the protein MSTPSRLHRDYWRRGPDYRFGEDRTFAEVRDQFGLAGVRVGAWVSAEEQQLAANLVFDALADLAWVLKVPPWTLGLRGQLQLAFGTRGSPGAQAHYEPATRILALAKNAGGGALAHEFWHAFDHHVAAHLYPGCPPRALASHLWLKRPSLRAHPLNLALAEVFKQALLSEDGQAPSDYVRRAIALDKQLGRPYYSQPTELLARAFESFVQDDREIANPYLVTGTHKSAAAKEGAYPQGQHRRALGQAFGRYFALLGQALARQEQP